Within Oncorhynchus keta strain PuntledgeMale-10-30-2019 chromosome 30, Oket_V2, whole genome shotgun sequence, the genomic segment ATACACGCTCTGTCCTAAACACATACAAGCTCTGTCCCCTCTATCCTATTGAACACATACACGCTCTGTCCCCTCTATCCTATTGAACACATACACGCTCTGTCCCCTCTATCCTATTGAACACATACAAGCTCTGTCCCCTCTATCCTATTGAACACATACACGCTCTGTCCCCTCTATCCTATTGAACACATACacgctctgtcccctctgtcctattgaacacatacacgctctgtcccctctgtcctattgaacacatacacgctctgtcccctctgtcctatTGAACACATACACGCCCTGTCCCACATCTCTGTCCTATTGAACACATACacgctctgtcccctctgtcctatTGAACACATGTCCTACACATACacgctctgtcccctctgtcctatTGAACACATACAagctctgtcccctctgtcctatTGGACACATACacgctctgtcccctctgtcctattgaacacatacacgctctgtcccctctgtcctatTGAACACATACACGCTCTGTCCACATACACGCTCTGTCCTATTGACACATACACGCTCTGTCCTATTGGACACATACACGCTCTGTCCTATTGGACACATACACGCTCTGTCCCCCATATCCTGGACACATACacgctctgtcccctctgtcctattgaacacatacacgctctgtcccctctgtcctatTGGACACATACacgctctgtcccctctgtcctattgaacacatacacgctctgtcccctctgtcctatTGAACACATACACGCTCTGTCCTATTGGACACATACACGCTCTGTCCTATTGGACACATACACGCTCTGTCCTATTGGACACATACACGCTCTGTCCTATTGGACACATACACGCTCTGTCCTATTGGACACATACACGCTCTGTCCTATTGGACACATACACGCTCTGTCCTATTGGACACATACacgctctgtcccctctgtcctatTGAACACAATGTGAGATTCTGATGGTTGTGGGTCCTGTTAACCCCTGTCGTCTCGGTTGTCCCTTCTGTGTTTAGGACATGGAGCTGCTGCCAGACGGGGACCTGACATTGATAGGGGACAGAGGAGCAACCCTCAGTGGGGGACAGAAAGCTAGAGTGAACCTTGCCCGGTAAGACCACAGCTCCACTCCATACCAGAGTAGAAATGAGTTGAGGTACATTCTATAGATGTGATGAATATCCTCCAGTCTCTATCTGAAAGCCTTGTTGTGTCTCAGGGCTGTGTACCAGGATGCTGATATCTACCTGCTGGACGACCCTCTAAGTGCTGTGGATGCTGAGGTCGGGAGACACCTGTTTGAACAGTGAGTGAACCACAGTTTCAGCTAAacacgtttttttatttttattttttttttacaactgaATAGAGTGATGCAATAGAATAATCCACTGATAGGACTTTGCTCTCAGTACACCGTCTCAACATGACTGTAAAACAGCAAAACAATAGAAAACACAACTggctgggcacacactggttgtttccacgtcatttcaatgaaatgacgttgaaccaatgttgaattgatgtctgtgcgaGCTCATCCATTTTTGCAGCAGCAGGACTCTCCTTGTCCTTTTATAAGGGATCACGGGGATTGCCACAGGGTAGCTCACCAAGTCTAAACATTGGCTAAGCAAGGAAATTACCTCATTGATCATGAGCAAAGTGTTTCTCTCTTACTGAAGTATGTAATACAGTGGATGAACTACTGACTTACTGAAGCATAAACTGGAATATGTATGGTACTTTCACTATTGTTCTGGGGCGTTATGAAGCATTCTGTTCCTGCTCCTGTCCCCCAGTCCTTTGTTGATTTATCTGGCAGAGTAGCGGAAAGCCTGGAGTGCTCTATTCCTACCTCGCTGAGGTCTCCAGCAAAGCAGCCCTAGCCTCTGGAAGGCAGGAAAAGGAGTGGTGCTGCTGCCACTCTCAGGCACACAATGGCAACAAGGGCCCTACTCTACCTCTTCCTGTCACATGACATGGTCCCCTGAAAGTGTTCATAATACAATttttattcatattattattattatattattattatattattattatattatatattatattataatggaACCAGCAGGGCAGTGATGAGCAGTGGGCTGCACGTTTACTGTGCAGGGCTCACTTTTACAAAAAGCTATAACGCTATTGAAACGTGTTCTCGCCGTTGAAAGAGCAAATCTGTGTTTTTGGTGTGGATGTTGTCACAGACTCCAAAAAATGCACGCATTTTACATACCAACAATGCAATTCTGCCCGTGTACACAGGCACGAGATCCCGGTTAAAAGTATGCAGAAATGAATGGACtgaattgtattttatttaatttttcaTAAAAAATAAATCCAATGAGTAAATCTAACGTCCCGATTCTCGGGCTGCAACACAGCTGCAATACATAATTATTAGACGTAGCCCCTCCTGTTTGTTGTGATGCTGAGTTTGCCAACTGTCAGCTGTACGTAAACACATGGACAAATCCCCTTTTCGACTCCCTGTGTTGTGGAAACGTAAACACATTGTTtcaagctaacgttagcgaacATAAGATGGACATTCAGTGGGCTCTGAAGTGCCAGCAGTTCACTCGCATTTGTTAGTGAGAAATTTAAACTCAAATACGAAAAATAACTGGTCTCATTTGTGCGAGTGATACATTTAATTATGCGTCCCATtagttgtatttttatttttttaccccctttttctccccaattttgtggtatccaattgttagtaattactatcttgtctcatcgctacaactcccgtacgggctcaggagagacgaaggtcgaaagccatgcgtcctccgaaaaacAACCCAACcatgccgcactgcttcttaacacagagcgcctccaacccggaagccagctgcaccaatatgtcggaggaagcactggttagtgcgcactgcgcccggcccgccacaggagtcgctggtgcgcggtgagacaaggatatccctaccggccaaaccctccctaacccggacaacgaatagagtctctggtggcacagctagcgctgcgatgcagtgccctagaccactgcgccacccgaaAGGCCCTATTAGTTGTATTTTCCACGTAATATTAAACGGATCACGCAACCTCATAACCTAACTGTAATTATGATCCACGccacaattttttttaaagtataatCAAAAACTAACATCTTGACATTAAATGGAGTCGGGAGTTTAGAAAACTAGCGAACAGCTTTCAGATTCCCTTTGCAGTAGCCTACTTCCACGCTTATAAACCAGTTTGAGGTCTCTGTCGATGTGTTAATTTTGTTTAGTGTTGATTAGGATCCGTGTCTGAAAAGCCAATACTTGTGAGCTGGCCCAAGTGATTGTCACCTATCAAACAGGACCAATCTCCAATTTGCCCACATGAGTCTGGTACTCTGAAAAGTTGGACAGGGTTGGCAGGTCTGCTGTCATCTCAGACTGTCTCCATGTGTTTGTATGTCCAGGTGTATTTGTGGTATTCTGAAGAATAAGCCCCGCATCCTGGTCACCCACCAGTTGCAGTACCTCCAAGCAGCCAACCAGATCCTCGTCCTCAAGGAGGTGTGTTCCTGGCAGGGTTTAACATTCTACACATGCTTTAAGACTGCATAGGAGCACGCATGCACTACCCTGTGCTTAAGTTAATGCAAGACCTGCACTGCAAGCAGGGGGGAGATGTTACCATGGGTTACTGTAAACACATGTAGGAACACCTGTATAATTACACACAGACAAGACTTATACATTACATACAAACTCAAAATGTTTGGTGGGGTGTGACTTTCGTGAGTCTGTTTCAGGGTCACATGGTGGCAAGGGGGACGTACAGCGAACTCCAGCGCTCTGGGGTCGACTTCACCTCCCTcctgaagagggaagaggagggaccaCAAGCCCCAGGGGCGGAGACTGAAAGCCGCTCCCCACGCAGCCGCACCCTCTCGCAGAATTCCGTCGTCTCCCACACCTCCTCCATACGTTCTGTTAAAGATGGAACTGAACAGCTTCCGGTGGGTCCCGCCCACTTCCAGTCCTTTGATACAGTCGCCAGGAGCATTTTCACTCTGTGTCCCTGATGATATTTTGTAGCAAAGCAGTGAGTGAAGAAAAAGTTACCTGTGTTTGCTCTTTTTGTCCACAAGAAGGCAGTGCGTACAAACCTTTAGTAGAAGTTTGCCAGACACAGCAAATTCCATCATACGTTATATCTCAGACAGCACTGACACGATTTTGACGACACTTGGGTGAATGATGTCTTGCCATCGAGATTCAGCATTTACACAATTTGGCCCAAGGCAGTATCTATAATAATAGACTGAAATTATTTAGTCATAGGCTATAACTCAATTTTCccgagagggaggggggtgggcACTACATCATTCGTCGGGGACAAAGTGTTTACTGTTGCCTTGTAATTTTAGTAGAAGCTATGCAAGCCACAGCAGAGTACATGTTGTACtttccttaaaaaaaaaacaagttcaTTTGTATCTTGTTGACATGCTCAGATTCACCAACACAGGGGTTGTGTAAGTTCTCAACTTCCCTCGTGCTTGAACCTCTGCAGAGGTTCTCCTACACAGAGTGCACAGAATGACTCACTTAACATTATGTTGCACAGATTTCATTTTATTTGCAGTGGCTTTAATGAATAGCCCCCAATAAATCCTATGATGTTTGTGTAATGCAGGCAGAGCCTGTCCAGACAGTAGTCGAGGAGAGCCGCTCGGAGGGGACCATCGGCGTCGGCCTCTATGTCAAGTACCTGAAGGCAGGCGCCAACATCCTGGTGTTGATAGGAGTTGTATTACTCCAGTTCCTAGCTCAGGTAATGACATCATAACCCCACTACATGGTCAAAAACAgaagtagtagtgtgtgtggaaGAAACTCAATGTGATGACGACTTCATTaaatgatataggtctactaacATATGTTGTTGTGTGCAGACAGCATACATTCTACAGGACTGGTGGCTGGCATATTGGTAAGACGTTTTAATTTCACTGTTCATTTCCAGTCATGCAACTGTCATGTTACCCTTTTAACATGCTGTGTTGGGACCGGCTCTGTCTCCTCTGTGATTGACAGGGCAGGAGAGCAGGAGAAGCTCAACGTTAACGGCACGGTGACCGTCCAAAATGGTGTCAACGTCACTGAAGAGCTGAACCTGGATTTCTACCTCAGCATTTACGCAGGTGAGACACCGTGGAAACCCTACTCTGGAAATGGTTTTGCTTCTCCTAGAATAGTGTCATGCAGGTGCTTTCTTCCTCCATAacctttgtgtctgtctgtgttacaAAATGTAACATCCTAAAATGGGAAATCTGTGTTTTCAGGTTTGACTGGAGCAACTCTCATCTTTGGCTTTGCCAGGAGTCTGTTGATGTTCAATGTGCTGGTGAAAGCTGCTCAGTCTCTGCACAACCGCATGTTCAACTCTATCCTCCGGACGCCTGTACGCTTCTTTGACATTAACCCAATTGGTGAGCCATAAGCCATGCACAAACTGGAACATATAGGGAAAGAGTTTTTCTGTTGCCACAGTTTTGTGTTGAGAGATGCTGTATTTGTGTTTACTTGAGGTCAGACATAATATATCTGTAGACAAAGAAAGAAAAGTCTTTAAATTCCTGGTGTTGTCTCCTCTGTGTCCCAGGAAGAGTCCTCAACCGCTTCTCTAAGGACATCGGCCAACTGGACGCGGCCTTACCTTGGACCTTTGTGGACTTCATTCAGGTGAGCCACGACACATGTTGGCcctgcatcttcacaaggtgTTTACTATTCGATCACCAGTtaacctcttccctctcctctggtTATTTCTTTGGGCCTGTTTTCCTGAGTAGATATTCCTGCAGATCATCGGTGTGGTCGCTGTAGCAGCCTCCGTCATCCCCTGGATCCTCATCCCATTGGTTCCTCTTGTCATCGTCTTTCTGTTCCTGAGACGCTACTTCCTGCAGACGTCACGAGATGTGAAGCGCCTGGAATCCACCAGTGAGTGCCAGTggctttttaaaaacttttttgtgtgtgtgtgtgctgacagtAATCATGTGTCTCTCTGCAGCTCGGAGTCCAGTCTTTTCCCACCTGTCCTCGTCCCTCCAAGGTCTGTGGACGATCCGGGCCTTCAGAGCCGAGGAGAGATTCCAGAACACCTTTGACACTTATCAGGATCTGCACTCAGGTGGTTCTCCTTTCAATGCTGCCTTACTTCCATTTTGTTTGTACAAGTACATTGGGTAGAATGTATACGTGTTCTTAAATATAATTCTCAAACAGTCTCCGCTCTGTTCTATAGGAATAAAACTGAATCACTGTCTCTCGTTTCTCAGAATCCTGGTTCCTGTTCCTGGTCACCTCTCGCTGGTTTGCCGTCCGCCTGGATGGCATGTGCGCCGTCTTCGTCACCATCACCGCCTTCGGCTGCCTTCTGCTCAGAGACCGTAAGATACAACGGCACACAGAGCCAACACAATTACAGTTAGCTGAAAGAGGCTATGAAAACTACAGCTTGTTGCCAGACCTAGAATAGAAATGATTGATTGAGCATTGGGTCTAACTAGTGTCCTGTTTGTTTCTCTTCTGGCCTTGTTAGAGGTGGAGGCTGGATCTGTAGGCCTGGCGTTGTCCTACGCTGTGACTCTCATGGGGATGTTCCAGTGGGGGGTACGGCAGAGTGCTGAGGTGGAGAACATGGTGAGACAACCAGATATGTAGAGGAACACCTGTATTTACAATCAATCCCTTCAGAGATGCTACATGCTTTACAAACTCACCAGAGAACTTAGTCTGTAAATATGTTGATTGAGATGTGTAACCCAGTTCTCAGAACTATTAGTGGTGACTCTGAAATTGCCTCCTGGTCTATTTGGCCTTTCATGCTGGTATTCGTGCCAGGATGGAATGTTCGTCCATAACAGCTCTTTCAAGAATCCAGCCTGAGGGTTTTCTGAAGCTTCTTAATGCCGCTCTCTATTGTGCTTTTAGTTCCACAGTTAACGTATTGCACAAGTACAGTggaatgcctttcttgcaagctctaaacccaacaatgcagtaattaATGTAGTACTAAAAATAACAGAACTTAAACATGAGATAtagaaataagaacatgagaaGTCAGTAAGCTATATTCGgagtcagttccagtaccatatttacaatgtgcaggtgTACTGAGGTGATATGGGTGGGGTAACTAGGcatcaggatgtatgataaacggGGTAGCAGTAGCTAATGTgacgattgtgtgtgtgtgtgtgcaaattgagtgtgtagagtcctgtgagtgagCATAGAGACTAAATTAATACAAGGGTAACTCAAATAGTCCATGTAGCCATTTTGTTAATTATTAGAAGTATTATGGCTtgtggatagaagctgttcaggagcctgttgctgtcagacttgatgcactggTACCGCTTACTGTGCAGAAGCAgacagaacagtctatggcttgggtggctggaatctttaaTGATTTTCTTGGCCTTCCCTTCCTGGATGGTAGTGAGCTCACCCCCAATGCTGTACTGGGCTGCTTAGAGAAGCCATGCTAGTACAAAAGCCAGGGCTGTTTGACATGGTGCTTTATTCACTGTCCTCAGATGACGTCAGTGGAGAGGGTGGTGGAGTACACAGAGCTGGAGAGTGAAGCACCCTGGGAAACCCAGAAGCGTCCTCCTCCTGAGTGGCCAAGCCAAGGCCTCATCACCTTTGACCGAGTCAGCTTCTCCTACAGCTCAGACGGACCTGTGGTCCTGAAGGACATGAAGGCCATGTTCAGGCCCAAAGAGAAGGTTGGCATCGTGGGCAGGACGGGTGCGGGGAAAAGCTCCCTGGTATCGGCGCTCTTCCGCCTGGCAGAGCCAGAGGGCAGGATCTACATCGATGGAGTTCTGACCTCAGAGATCGGCCTTCATGACCTGCGCCAGAAGATGTCCATCATACCTCAGGTAGCTACTGTTGGTGGGTCTTCTGTGGCTGCTCTGTCCCTTAGTCCTTCTGAATGTAGTAAAGGAAAGGCTTCTAGTTCAGATTTGGCTCTGTTAGAGTTTAATACATGTTTCTGCTTGTGGCCCCTCTGTTCTGCAGGACCCAGTGCTTTTCACAGGCACCATGAGGAAGAACCTGGACCCTTTCAGCCAGCACACAGACGAGGACCTGTGGAACGCTCTCCAAGAGGTACTGCTCCTCAGACTCCTATTGATGCAGATACAGTTTTGAGATATACTCTCACACATTTACATACAGGTTAATGGGCTTTTGGTGGCATCGGGGTCTTACTCCAGTAACTGGTTTCTCTCCAGGTCCAGCTGAAGTCTGTGGTGGAGGAGCTGCCCAATAAGATGGAGACGGTTCTGGCTGAGTCGGGCTCCAACTTCAGTGTGGGTCAGAGGCAGCTGGTCTGTCTGGCCCGAGCCGTCCTGAGGAAGAACCGCATCCTCATCATCGACGAGGCCACGGCCAACGTGGACCCCAGGTAAAGagcttcctctctctcacacacgttgCCAAGGAGGACCCTCCCGTCTGTCCTTTAGAGCTGAGAAGCTGACATGCTTTAATGCTGCGTTCATAGCCACGTGGGAAGGTGGTATTTACCACTTATGACTGGGAAAAATCCACTTGAAGGcccctccaactggtaattactagtgggGAAATTTGTCTATCATTCCCGAGCTCTGATTTTTCTCACATGCTGACCTCTGACATCCCCTAGTAAGGAAATTCTCGATAAAAGCAGCATTTTTGGCAGTTAAATTAAACAGTAAAACCAtactttaataaataaataaaaagcaacTTACTAATATGGTTTTCGAACACTAATTTGTTTACAGGCATGATGGCTGTAATTTTAGTTTGATGCAGCCTATGGTCAATTAGCCACTCGTCTTTTCTCAATTAGTTGACTGCATCCAGCTGGTAATTACCAacttcccacttggttatgaatgCAACACAAGACTGGGAGTTATCAAGTAGTAGAGGAAAGTGAGCGTTTCTTCCTCCTAGCTGAGTGTGTCCTCATCTGTCTGTCCTGGCTCTGTAGAACAGACGAGCTGATCCAGAAGACAATACGAGAGAAATTCAGGGAATGCACCGTGCTCACAATCGCCCACCGCCTCAACACCATCATCGACAGCGACCGCATTCTGGTGAGAGCACTCCACAGTTACACAATGATCACCCAACTGGGTACCTGTCTACTCTACAGTATTTTttgttttatatacagtaccgttcaaaagtttgggggtcatttagaaattattgaaagaaaagcaaaaaagaATTGGtccatcaaattgatcagaaaaatacagtgtagacattgttaatgttgtaaatgtcttTTGTAGCTGGAACCGGCAGATTTCTTTCAATGGAAAATCTACGTAGGCTTACAGTGGCccaaaccatcactcctgtgttccaatggcatgttgttagctaatccaagtttatcattttagaaggttaattgatcatttagaaagcccttttgcaagtatgttagcacagctgaaaactgttgtcctgactaaagaagcaataaactggcctttagactagttgagtatctggatttGTGTGTTTGATTaccaggctcaaaatggccagaaataaacactttcttctgaaactcatgtctattcttgttctgaggctaatccatgtgagaaattgctaagaaactgaagatcttatACAACAGCGTGTATTACTCtgttcacagaacagtgcaaactggctctaaccagaatagaaagaggagtgggaggccccgatgtacaagtacattagtgtctagtttgaaacACGGACCCCTCAAggcctcaactggcagctttattaaatagtacccacaaaacaccagtctcaacgtcaacagtgaagaggcgactcctgcATGTTGTAaataaaaagccatatctcagactggccaataaaaagaaaaaatTAAGATGGGctaaagaacacacactggacagaggaactctgacaaGAAGGCAAGCATCCCGGAGTCAACTTTTTACTGTTGACGTTGgaactggtgttttgcgggtactatttaatgaagctgccagtggatgacttgtgaggcgtctgtttctcatactagacactctaatgtacttgtactCTTGTTCAGTTGTACATCGGGGCCtcccctctttctattctggttagagccaggttgggctgttctgtgaaaggagacacagcgttgtatgagatcttacgttttttggcaatttctcgcatggattaattagccttcatttctcagaacaagaatagtctgagtttcagaagaaagtgtttgtttctggccattttgagcctgtaatcgaacccacaaatgctgatgctccagatactcaactaatctaaagaaggtcagttttattgcttctttaatcagaacagctttcagctgtgctaacataattgcaaaatgttttttataatgatcaattaaccttttaaaatgataaacttggattagctaacacaacgtgccattggaacacaggagtgatggttgctgaaaatgggcctctgtacacctacgtagatattccattaaaaatcagccctttccagctacaatagtcctttacaacatttaaatgtctgatcaaattgatgttattttaatggacaaaaacaaggacatttctaagtgaccccaaacctttttGAACGGTTGTGCGCGTGTCCTCCAAGGGCTTGTCAGGTCCTTTTTGTATCCCTAATGATACACCATAGATTACTTACTATATAACTTGACTCTGTTCACAGGTTCTAGACGCGGGTCAGATCCACGCATACGACGAGCCCCACACCCTACTTCAGAACCACGATGGTATTTTCTTCAAGATGGTccagcagacaggcaggcaggaggccGTTGCCCTCCTGCAGTCAGCTAAACAGGTAAGTAGCACACAGAGCATTTCTTCTTTACTCTCCCACTCTGTTCTCTGCCAGTGAAATAGCTTAGAAATGTTCAAAGTGACATACTACCACACAGATGTGTGGGAGTTGTGTTCTTGTGCGTCCACCACATACCTCTGGTGTTTCGGGTTGGCATACACTAACACCGGTTGTCTCATCTTGATTCAGGCATACAATAGCCGGAGTCGTCCCAGTACGACCAACGGCGGGGTCGGCGCAGACGGCAACTTGGTCATCTTTGAGACGGCCCTGTAAGAACCTAGAGGAGGCTTTGACTATTGTTTAAAGCCTGTTGTACTGCTGCTCGGAGTCGGCTGGCACTGCAGTCCCATGGCATTCTCCAGTCTACAGAGATCAACAGTGCCTTATCACCCAGCAAAAACTACATGTTGGAAACTCCATTTGGACAGGAATCGCAACGGTTTGGTCCAGTTGGGGCTGAGTTGAGTTAAATCCACGTATGCAGTTGTAGGGATTTTTTTTCCCCCCCAAGCTAAAAAAAAGTTGGGAAAGTATGTGGTGGGATAACACTAAATGTTAACTGtcccttatttatttattttatttatctttaTATGAACATGCAGTAAGTAGCCAATCAATCGATTTAAAAGTAATAATCATCGAGACCCATGACAATTGATTGTATAATCGCGACTTGACTGATTTGAGAACGACTTGCGTATACAATTTAAGGGCCAACGTTTGAGGACTCTTTCCTTAGATTCATATGTGGCCAATTAATATCCGATTTGAAAGTAAATACTACGTAATGTAGTTTAGTACTTTCATTTTTTGGAGCAGTTTTATTTTAATAATTTCTATATAAATCATATTTATTATAAATATAATTTGTATTCAAAGTAAAAACATAAGTTATTTAGCCATACCAAATCAATCTCATATAAAgtgtcattttttgttgttgcatacCAGTGatggaaacattttttttttatagacaACTTATTCGCACCAGCAGCTCCAAATATATTTACTGTATCTGCTGTAGCCACTGCATCAATGTACCAAATAGGGTTTGCGAATGTCTTCTGAAACTCAATACTCAGGTAGTTTGAATATGAATCCCACTAAATATTTAGTCAAAAGGGCAATTTCCTAGGCAACAATGTTGCAAATACTGtctgggaggggaaaactgacaATTGgcttattggcagagaggttattcttcttattggtctattaactcatttaccgcATGgcgatgtcaccatggaaggccaaaatCTATCCCAAAATTGCCTGACATTTCAgcctgtcttttcaaacagctcttacactacaaGGGCATCAtcattttcataatttcatagtATTACTCCAATAGTGTGGAGAGGTATAtgaaacacaggaaaatcatgtTTGACTGCACTGGGTTAAGAAATGGTTAGTCATGTAGATTAGAAATGTGATTAGTGAGGCATGTTGGGTAaggttgaaaaacaaattgtgCGCCGGATTCGAACTGGCAACCTAACCTAGGAAAATCACTTTTGGCTGCACTGGGACTTGAAATGGTGTATACGGGAGCTTTTCTAGCTTGTAATGGACTATGTGCCTTTTTATATTCACATTGATCCTCATCGTCAGGTCTTGTCAGATGAGTTTACATGAATGAATATCACTTCTATTTCTGAGTGATTTAAAGGCTAGATTCAATCTGTAGCGCAGAAGATCCCCAGTATAGTatgattgaaatgtaaaggtcatttctgATTTAAGCTGATGTGGTGTTTACATTGAATAGAGTCCCCACGCACGCTGGAAAATTGAAAGGCCATTGCGCTATAGTATGGAACTAACGCCATACGGATTAAATAAAGCCCCTAATCAATTTGTTTTATACCATTTTTAAATCGGCTCATTTCACTATTGCAACTGTtgacataatatataatataataataatatatgccatt encodes:
- the LOC118363827 gene encoding ATP-binding cassette sub-family C member 4-like, with amino-acid sequence MEPVKKDAKTNPSATANLFSQVFFCWLNPLFRIGYKRRLEEDDMYKVLPEDGSEKLGEELQSLWDHEVQKAAKDLRPPKLTKVLIKCYWKPYAVLGIFTLIEEVIKVIQPVFLGKLIQYFEKYDPDNMDALYEAFGYAAGVCLSTLILAVTHHLYFFHVQRTGMKMRVAMCHMIYKKALCLSSAAMGKTTTGQIVNLLSNDVNKFDEVTIFLHFLWVGPLQAAAVLGLLWVEIGPSCLAGMAVLVILMPTQTMFGRLFSKFRSKTAALTDYRIRTMNEVVSGIRIIKMYAWEKPFSALVNEVRRKEISKIMSSSYLRGLNMASFFAASKIIVFITFTVYVLLGNTISASRVFVTVSLYSAVRLTVTLFFPSAVEKLSETRISVRRIKTFLLLDEIVKSNHGFLQEEKQEPSVEIQDLICYWDKSQDAPSLQNLSLTVKSEQLVAVIGPVGAGKSSLLSSILGELPHDKGVLKVKGQLTYASQQPWVFPGTIRSNILFGKELHPQKYEKVLRACALKRDMELLPDGDLTLIGDRGATLSGGQKARVNLARAVYQDADIYLLDDPLSAVDAEVGRHLFEQCICGILKNKPRILVTHQLQYLQAANQILVLKEGHMVARGTYSELQRSGVDFTSLLKREEEGPQAPGAETESRSPRSRTLSQNSVVSHTSSIRSVKDGTEQLPAEPVQTVVEESRSEGTIGVGLYVKYLKAGANILVLIGVVLLQFLAQTAYILQDWWLAYWAGEQEKLNVNGTVTVQNGVNVTEELNLDFYLSIYAGLTGATLIFGFARSLLMFNVLVKAAQSLHNRMFNSILRTPVRFFDINPIGRVLNRFSKDIGQLDAALPWTFVDFIQIFLQIIGVVAVAASVIPWILIPLVPLVIVFLFLRRYFLQTSRDVKRLESTTRSPVFSHLSSSLQGLWTIRAFRAEERFQNTFDTYQDLHSESWFLFLVTSRWFAVRLDGMCAVFVTITAFGCLLLRDQVEAGSVGLALSYAVTLMGMFQWGVRQSAEVENMMTSVERVVEYTELESEAPWETQKRPPPEWPSQGLITFDRVSFSYSSDGPVVLKDMKAMFRPKEKVGIVGRTGAGKSSLVSALFRLAEPEGRIYIDGVLTSEIGLHDLRQKMSIIPQDPVLFTGTMRKNLDPFSQHTDEDLWNALQEVQLKSVVEELPNKMETVLAESGSNFSVGQRQLVCLARAVLRKNRILIIDEATANVDPRTDELIQKTIREKFRECTVLTIAHRLNTIIDSDRILVLDAGQIHAYDEPHTLLQNHDGIFFKMVQQTGRQEAVALLQSAKQAYNSRSRPSTTNGGVGADGNLVIFETAL